In Ursus arctos isolate Adak ecotype North America unplaced genomic scaffold, UrsArc2.0 scaffold_29, whole genome shotgun sequence, the following proteins share a genomic window:
- the MRPS10 gene encoding 28S ribosomal protein S10, mitochondrial — translation MAARAALGSMCRRLWQGSRNFSVNSSKSSTARNGGFLLSTSMKWVQFSNLHVDIPKDLTKPTITISDEPDTLYKRLSVLVKGHDKAVLDSYEYFAVLAAKELGISIKVHEPPRKIERFTLLKSVHIFKKHRVQYEMRTLYRCLELEHLTGSTADVYLEYIQRNLPEGVAMEVTKTKLEQLPEHIKEPVWETVPEEKEEGKS, via the exons GGTTCAAGGAATTTTTCTGTAAACAGTTCTAAGAGCAGTACAGCCAGAAATGGTGGCTTTCTCCT CAGCACCAGTATGAAATGGGTACAGTTTTCAAACCTACACGTTGATATTCCCAAGGATTTGACCAAGCCTACG ATAACCATTTCTGATGAACCAGATACATTATATAAGCGCCTGTCAGTTTTAGTAAAAGGCCATGATAAGGCTGTATTGGACAGTTACGAATATTTTGCCGTGCTTGCTGCAAAAGAACTTGGTATCTCTATTAAAGT ACATGAACCTCCAAGGAAAATAGAGCGGTTTACTCTTCTCAAATCAGTGCATATTTTCAAGAAGCACAGAGTTCAGTATGAAATGAGAACACTCTACAGATGTTTAGAG TTAGAACATCTAACTGGAAGTACAGCAGATGTCTACTTGGAATATATTCAGCGTAACTTACCTGAAGGAGTTGCCATGGAGGTGACAAAG accAAATTAGAACAATTACCAGAACACATCAAGGAGCCAGTCTGGGAAACGgtaccagaagaaaaagaagaaggcaaGTCCTAA